From the genome of Leptospira koniambonensis:
AAACCATTCTAGTCGGACTATGTGTTGGAATTCCAACCTGGCAAAACGGATCAGCCTCTTCTCCCCTGGAAACTACTGTATCATTGATTTCTAATACGTATTTTTTACCGGTGAGATAATCGGATGCAACTACTTCGTGGCCAATGATCTGAGGAAGCGGAAAAGGTAAAAATCTGCGATCTAAGTCTGTGGAACAAATCCCGCAAAGTTCTGTTTTAAGAAGTCTATAACCTTTTCCGAGTTCTAAATAAGGAGAAGAATTTCGTAAAATCTGCCAGCCAGATTCTTCCGAACCTTTCATTTCATACACTGAATCGGAAAAAGAATCGTTAGAGTTGTATTCGTAAGCAGTGAACCGAACTTCTATCAATTATCTTGCCCCGACAAAAAATCCCAATATCAAAAGCAAAACTACGAATACTAAGTTTAATGCAAATCCAGTATGCAGCTCTCGTTTGATCTTATTATTTAAAAAATATGCGGTGAATACAACTGAGATAAATCCACCTAGGTGAGCCCAATGCGCAACTTGATCTCTAGAAAATAGATTGGTGATATCAGAATATACCATAAGCCATGCCACTGCAAAAACAGGAAAAGGATAACTTCTCTTTCTAACTCGAATAGAAAAAGGAGAAAGTAAAGCGGCAACTGCAGCAAGTCCAGACACAGCACCTGAAGCTCCTATAGCAGGTTGATTTTCTCCTAAGATCATTCCTCTTACAAAAGAATCCAAACCGCCCGAGACAAGAGCGCCCATAAAAAAGAAAAGAAGCCATTTTGTTTGGCCAACTTTATATTCTACAATCCTTCCTAAAAAAAATAGAAAGATCATATTCCAAAATAAATGGGTGAAGTCCGCATGTAGAAAGACCATTCCAATCCATTTCCAAGGATAGAATTCTCCGGGACGACTGATGAAGAACGTATTTACAATTTCTTCTGGAACAACCACTGTAAGAAGGATTTGAGAAATAGTTATAAGTCCTACAATAAAAGCAGTCAGAGGAAATTCGAATAGAAAGGCCTTCATTTAGATCCTCTCTGTATATAATAATTCATATAAGCTTTAAGCATCGTCTTCAATTCTTGTAAGATCCCATCCGCAAGTGCACTATCTTGTCTTTCTCGGAGCCAGCGACTTAGAACAGAATCTGATACTTCTACCATGATCCTGGACATGACCATCATTTCCTCTTTTTTCTTCATCCAAGGAATGACCCCGAAAAATAACTCCGCGATAAAATTGGCAATTGCCCTGTTATTCTCTCTGTCTATGGCTACAAGTTCAGGATCTAAGTTTTTATTCGACCACATAGGTATAAACCCAGGTTCGGATTTATAAAGTTGGGCAAATGCATCTATCAACCTATCTACAAGATTTTCCCATTCTGTTTTATTTGGAGGAGTATCTAGAAAATTCATAATCATTGAATTCACTCTTTCTAGATGCCTTTGCCCAACAGCTTTTAAAATGGCATGTTTGTTTGGAAAATATTGGTATAAAGAACCAATAGGTATCTCAGCTCTTTGTGCAATTAAATTAGTAGTGAGCGCTTCTGTTCCAACTTCATCCAAAAGATCAGCAACTATATCTAGGATATACTCAACCCTCTCTATAGCTCTTTTTTGAGAAGGTGATTTTCTCAGATTTAACTTAGAGTTTTTCTCTTTTTGTTTAGAGGATAT
Proteins encoded in this window:
- a CDS encoding TetR/AcrR family transcriptional regulator → MSLPKIAKKKLPISSKQKEKNSKLNLRKSPSQKRAIERVEYILDIVADLLDEVGTEALTTNLIAQRAEIPIGSLYQYFPNKHAILKAVGQRHLERVNSMIMNFLDTPPNKTEWENLVDRLIDAFAQLYKSEPGFIPMWSNKNLDPELVAIDRENNRAIANFIAELFFGVIPWMKKKEEMMVMSRIMVEVSDSVLSRWLRERQDSALADGILQELKTMLKAYMNYYIQRGSK
- a CDS encoding rhomboid family intramembrane serine protease, whose protein sequence is MKAFLFEFPLTAFIVGLITISQILLTVVVPEEIVNTFFISRPGEFYPWKWIGMVFLHADFTHLFWNMIFLFFLGRIVEYKVGQTKWLLFFFMGALVSGGLDSFVRGMILGENQPAIGASGAVSGLAAVAALLSPFSIRVRKRSYPFPVFAVAWLMVYSDITNLFSRDQVAHWAHLGGFISVVFTAYFLNNKIKRELHTGFALNLVFVVLLLILGFFVGAR